The following proteins are encoded in a genomic region of Brachypodium distachyon strain Bd21 chromosome 1, Brachypodium_distachyon_v3.0, whole genome shotgun sequence:
- the LOC100844736 gene encoding trimethylguanosine synthase isoform X2, with protein MAKISATPRTARRRRRANAVWLLPNRPHCFLRLLATIPQISRYRRGLVAVPPSFRPTLPTSEERKSAIQPQTPSPIRDNEVETTSRQEAEEPQDPDAEGEAVAGKYWAHRHSLFSLYDRGVRMDAEGWYSATPEAIAAAQAARAAPAGLVVDAFAGVGGNSIQFAARGCYVVAVEIDPHKVELARHNARIYGVEDMIEFVVGDFFRLAPYLKADLVFLSPPWGGPSYNQTPMYTLDMLMPKDGYTTFQAAQKIAPNVIMFLPWNVDRSQVEELCWLSSPPLDFENL; from the exons ATGGCGAAAATAAGCGCCACACCACGGaccgctcgccgccgacggcggGCCAACGCCGTCTGGCTCCTCCCGAATAGGCCCCATTGCTTCCTCCGCCTGCTCGCCACCATCCCCCAAATCTCCCGCTACCGTCGAGGCCTCGTCGCCGTCCCCCCGTCCTTTCGACCAACACTCCCGACCTCCGAGGAGCGGAAATCTGCAATCCAACCCCAAACCCCATCTCCGATCCGCGACAATGAGGTCGAGACGACCTCACGccaggaggcggaggagccgcAGGACCCCGATGCCGAGGGGGAGGCCGTCGCGGGCAAGTACTGGGCCCACCGGCACAGCCTCTTCTCCCTCTACGACCGCGGCGTGCGGATGGACGCCGAGGGCTGGTACTCCGCCACCCCGgaggccatcgccgccgcgcaggccgcccgcgccgcgcccgccggcctcgtcgtcgacgcattcgccggcgtcggcggcaaCTCCATCCAATTCGCCGCCAG GGGTTGCTACGTGGTCGCGGTGGAGATCGATCCCCACAAGGTGGAGCTGGCCAGGCACAACGCGAGGATCTATGGCGTGGAGGACATGATCGAGTTCGTGGTCGGCGATTTCTTCCGGCTCGCACCTTACCTGAAg GCAGATTTGGTGTTCCTTTCACCACCATGGGGAGGACCATCATACAATCAAACACCAATGTACACCCTTGATATGCTGATGCCGAAAGATGG GTACACAACATTCCAAGCTGCTCAGAAAATAGCTCCAAATGTCATCATGTTCTTGCCATGGAATGTGGACAGAAGCCAAGTCGAGGAACTTTGCTGGTTGTCTTCTCCGCCCTTAGATTTTGAG AATCTATGA
- the LOC100844736 gene encoding trimethylguanosine synthase isoform X3, translating to MAKISATPRTARRRRRANAVWLLPNRPHCFLRLLATIPQISRYRRGLVAVPPSFRPTLPTSEERKSAIQPQTPSPIRDNEVETTSRQEAEEPQDPDAEGEAVAGKYWAHRHSLFSLYDRGVRMDAEGWYSATPEAIAAAQAARAAPAGLVVDAFAGVGGNSIQFAARGCYVVAVEIDPHKVELARHNARIYGVEDMIEFVVGDFFRLAPYLKADLVFLSPPWGGPSYNQTPMYTLDMLMPKDGYTTFQAAQKIAPNVIMFLPWNVDRSQVEELCWLSSPPLDFE from the exons ATGGCGAAAATAAGCGCCACACCACGGaccgctcgccgccgacggcggGCCAACGCCGTCTGGCTCCTCCCGAATAGGCCCCATTGCTTCCTCCGCCTGCTCGCCACCATCCCCCAAATCTCCCGCTACCGTCGAGGCCTCGTCGCCGTCCCCCCGTCCTTTCGACCAACACTCCCGACCTCCGAGGAGCGGAAATCTGCAATCCAACCCCAAACCCCATCTCCGATCCGCGACAATGAGGTCGAGACGACCTCACGccaggaggcggaggagccgcAGGACCCCGATGCCGAGGGGGAGGCCGTCGCGGGCAAGTACTGGGCCCACCGGCACAGCCTCTTCTCCCTCTACGACCGCGGCGTGCGGATGGACGCCGAGGGCTGGTACTCCGCCACCCCGgaggccatcgccgccgcgcaggccgcccgcgccgcgcccgccggcctcgtcgtcgacgcattcgccggcgtcggcggcaaCTCCATCCAATTCGCCGCCAG GGGTTGCTACGTGGTCGCGGTGGAGATCGATCCCCACAAGGTGGAGCTGGCCAGGCACAACGCGAGGATCTATGGCGTGGAGGACATGATCGAGTTCGTGGTCGGCGATTTCTTCCGGCTCGCACCTTACCTGAAg GCAGATTTGGTGTTCCTTTCACCACCATGGGGAGGACCATCATACAATCAAACACCAATGTACACCCTTGATATGCTGATGCCGAAAGATGG GTACACAACATTCCAAGCTGCTCAGAAAATAGCTCCAAATGTCATCATGTTCTTGCCATGGAATGTGGACAGAAGCCAAGTCGAGGAACTTTGCTGGTTGTCTTCTCCGCCCTTAGATTTTGAG TAG
- the LOC100844736 gene encoding trimethylguanosine synthase isoform X1, which yields MAKISATPRTARRRRRANAVWLLPNRPHCFLRLLATIPQISRYRRGLVAVPPSFRPTLPTSEERKSAIQPQTPSPIRDNEVETTSRQEAEEPQDPDAEGEAVAGKYWAHRHSLFSLYDRGVRMDAEGWYSATPEAIAAAQAARAAPAGLVVDAFAGVGGNSIQFAARGCYVVAVEIDPHKVELARHNARIYGVEDMIEFVVGDFFRLAPYLKADLVFLSPPWGGPSYNQTPMYTLDMLMPKDGYTTFQAAQKIAPNVIMFLPWNVDRSQVEELCWLSSPPLDFESEENYIQNRFKGITACFGNLAR from the exons ATGGCGAAAATAAGCGCCACACCACGGaccgctcgccgccgacggcggGCCAACGCCGTCTGGCTCCTCCCGAATAGGCCCCATTGCTTCCTCCGCCTGCTCGCCACCATCCCCCAAATCTCCCGCTACCGTCGAGGCCTCGTCGCCGTCCCCCCGTCCTTTCGACCAACACTCCCGACCTCCGAGGAGCGGAAATCTGCAATCCAACCCCAAACCCCATCTCCGATCCGCGACAATGAGGTCGAGACGACCTCACGccaggaggcggaggagccgcAGGACCCCGATGCCGAGGGGGAGGCCGTCGCGGGCAAGTACTGGGCCCACCGGCACAGCCTCTTCTCCCTCTACGACCGCGGCGTGCGGATGGACGCCGAGGGCTGGTACTCCGCCACCCCGgaggccatcgccgccgcgcaggccgcccgcgccgcgcccgccggcctcgtcgtcgacgcattcgccggcgtcggcggcaaCTCCATCCAATTCGCCGCCAG GGGTTGCTACGTGGTCGCGGTGGAGATCGATCCCCACAAGGTGGAGCTGGCCAGGCACAACGCGAGGATCTATGGCGTGGAGGACATGATCGAGTTCGTGGTCGGCGATTTCTTCCGGCTCGCACCTTACCTGAAg GCAGATTTGGTGTTCCTTTCACCACCATGGGGAGGACCATCATACAATCAAACACCAATGTACACCCTTGATATGCTGATGCCGAAAGATGG GTACACAACATTCCAAGCTGCTCAGAAAATAGCTCCAAATGTCATCATGTTCTTGCCATGGAATGTGGACAGAAGCCAAGTCGAGGAACTTTGCTGGTTGTCTTCTCCGCCCTTAGATTTTGAG AGTGAAGAGAACTATATACAAAACAGATTCAAAGGAATTACTGCTTGCTTTGGAAATTTGGCACGATGA